The proteins below are encoded in one region of Campylobacter sp. CNRCH_2014_0184h:
- a CDS encoding exodeoxyribonuclease III, whose product MKLLSWNVNGLRAICDKNALDWIEKEEIDFIGFQEIKAHEDKFPKRIYEYPFKHMYSNSAKRAGYSGVMSLCNFDSEVKKCEFFDDDEGRVLEHSFKNIVLFNIYFPNGQKDEERLNFKMKFYNDFLVYLDKLLKEGKEIIICGDVNTAHREIDLTHPKANEKTSGFLPIERAWIDDLLKLGFIDTFRHINGDVKEKYSWWSYRMKARERNVGWRIDYFFISNGLKDKLKNAFIRDDIFGSDHAPVGIEIDI is encoded by the coding sequence ATGAAATTATTATCATGGAATGTAAATGGCCTAAGGGCAATTTGTGATAAAAATGCACTTGATTGGATTGAAAAAGAAGAAATCGATTTTATAGGTTTTCAAGAAATCAAAGCACACGAGGATAAATTTCCAAAAAGAATTTATGAGTATCCTTTTAAACATATGTATTCAAATAGCGCTAAAAGAGCAGGGTATTCAGGTGTAATGAGCTTGTGTAATTTTGATAGTGAAGTCAAAAAATGTGAATTTTTTGATGATGATGAGGGTAGGGTTTTAGAACATAGCTTTAAAAATATAGTTTTGTTTAATATCTACTTTCCAAATGGTCAAAAAGATGAAGAGCGTTTAAACTTTAAAATGAAATTTTATAATGATTTTTTAGTGTATTTAGATAAGCTTTTAAAAGAAGGTAAAGAAATCATAATATGTGGAGATGTAAATACTGCTCACCGCGAGATAGACTTAACCCACCCAAAAGCCAATGAAAAAACCTCAGGCTTTTTGCCGATTGAGCGTGCTTGGATAGATGATTTACTAAAATTAGGCTTTATTGATACTTTTAGACATATAAATGGCGATGTTAAAGAAAAGTATTCGTGGTGGAGCTATAGAATGAAAGCAAGAGAAAGAAATGTAGGCTGGAGGATTGATTATTTTTTCATTTCTAATGGCTTAAAAGATAAGCTCAAAAATGCCTTCATAAGAGATGATATTTTTGGTTCAGACCATGCTCCTGTAGGGATAGAAATAGATATTTAA
- the dcuC gene encoding C4-dicarboxylate transporter DcuC: MEVFLSVVATLFCVFLVAYFILKKYNPIFTFFLSGIIILIIISLATGESVLKQSLGNPVFDVFGFVTQTFKTNLAGVGLIIMSVAGFAAYMKHINASAKLAFVANKPLGKIKNKYLVLSGTFVVGMALKIVISSYTGLLLLLLASIYPVLIAIGIRPITAVSVLSLIALDYGPKDGNSINLADMVGIENVVAMFFEYQIYPVIAYVVVIALLIPFYYSYMDKKDLAKGVVDNIEHMEIKNPNCPLFYIFLPWLPIVFLFGAYFANLYGYKVKLDVVSANFLSISLVFILEYARHKDAKKLADDLMVILKAMAEIFVSVVCIIIAASIFAEGIKALKGIEHLALAVSSMGASAVLLTIIVLSFIVYFASVIMGSGIAAFNAFGRLAPDIAQKLGINPISLALPLEIASCLGRAASPISGGILALAGFAKLDPIAIVKRSTPMLLVGMALNILIAWYFA, translated from the coding sequence ATGGAGGTTTTTCTTTCTGTCGTGGCTACTTTATTTTGTGTATTTTTAGTAGCCTATTTTATTCTTAAAAAATACAATCCTATCTTTACTTTTTTTCTCTCAGGTATTATTATCTTAATCATCATTTCTTTAGCAACTGGTGAGTCTGTGCTAAAACAAAGCTTAGGAAATCCTGTTTTTGATGTCTTTGGTTTTGTAACTCAAACTTTTAAGACAAATTTAGCTGGTGTGGGGCTTATTATAATGTCTGTTGCAGGTTTTGCAGCCTATATGAAGCACATTAATGCTTCGGCAAAGTTAGCTTTTGTAGCAAATAAACCGCTAGGCAAGATTAAAAATAAATACCTAGTTTTAAGTGGAACTTTTGTAGTGGGTATGGCTTTAAAAATAGTTATTTCAAGTTACACAGGATTGTTACTTTTGTTGCTTGCTTCGATTTATCCTGTTTTAATCGCCATAGGAATTCGTCCTATCACTGCTGTATCGGTTTTATCATTAATTGCACTTGATTATGGTCCTAAAGATGGAAATTCTATAAATTTAGCAGATATGGTAGGCATTGAAAATGTTGTTGCTATGTTTTTTGAATACCAAATTTATCCTGTTATAGCTTATGTTGTTGTGATAGCTTTGCTTATTCCGTTTTATTATAGTTATATGGATAAAAAAGACTTAGCAAAAGGCGTTGTGGATAATATCGAACATATGGAAATAAAAAACCCAAATTGTCCTTTATTTTATATTTTCTTACCTTGGCTTCCTATAGTGTTTTTATTTGGTGCTTATTTTGCAAATTTATATGGATACAAAGTGAAGCTAGATGTGGTGAGCGCCAATTTTTTAAGTATAAGTTTGGTTTTTATTTTAGAGTATGCTAGACATAAAGACGCAAAAAAACTTGCAGATGATTTGATGGTGATACTAAAAGCTATGGCAGAAATTTTTGTAAGTGTTGTTTGTATTATCATTGCAGCTTCTATTTTTGCAGAAGGTATTAAAGCATTAAAGGGTATAGAACATTTAGCCTTAGCAGTTTCTTCTATGGGGGCTTCTGCTGTATTGCTTACTATTATAGTTTTAAGCTTTATTGTGTATTTTGCAAGTGTGATTATGGGTAGTGGGATTGCTGCTTTTAATGCTTTTGGAAGACTTGCTCCAGATATTGCTCAAAAACTAGGGATTAATCCTATCTCACTAGCTTTGCCACTTGAGATTGCTTCTTGTTTAGGGCGTGCTGCCTCGCCAATATCGGGTGGAATTTTAGCCTTAGCAGGCTTTGCAAAATTAGATCCTATAGCCATTGTTAAAAGATCTACTCCTATGTTGCTTGTAGGAATGGCTTTAAATATCCTAATAGCTTGGTATTTTGCATAA
- a CDS encoding anaerobic ribonucleoside triphosphate reductase translates to MRIKFIIKRDKSQVAFDIFKIKNAIFKANINSTDEKLNNDFLDKLCDDVVALLDEKHIQVEQIQDKVEEVLIKNALVNTAKSYILYRQKRAQIRNGSYDLLSLYDDLTFKDSKEADLKRENANINSDSAMGMMLKYGSEGAKYYVDECILPKHIANAHKNGDIHIHDKDFYMLTQTCCQIDLLKLFENGFSTGHGSLREPNDIRSYASLACIALQANQNEMHGGQSIPNFDFAMAKGVAKTFQKEYKKALIAFFEIKLEQSLDEQCFKNANFQASSETECFKELLRLDLNSDENFLKQANAYAYKRALKQTQDATFQAMEALVHNLNTMNSRAGAQVPFSTLNYGTDTSFEGQMVIENLLKATMKGLGNGETPIFPVQIFKVKEGVNYNEKDPNYKLFKLAIECASKRLFPNFSFLDASFNAKYYKKGDYNSEVAYMGCRTRVMANVYDESKEITSGRGNLSFTSINLVRLAIEAKGNLELFYSLLKEKLELVYEQLLHRYKIQSLKKVKNFPFLMGEGIWIDSDTLKENDSVEKVIAHGTLAIGYIGLCESLIALIGSHHGQSQEARELGLQIVRFMREFVDEKALKDKLNFSLIATPAEGLSGRFLKLDQKKYGILKGITDKEFYTNSFHIPVDFPISIYEKIQIEAPYHELNNGGHITYVELNGDVSKNLESFERIIKCMKESNIGYGSINFPLDRDPVCGYSGVIDEFCPKCHRKEDDIKFERIRRITGYLVGTLDRFNDAKKAEVHARIKHDFS, encoded by the coding sequence ATGAGAATAAAATTTATTATAAAAAGAGATAAAAGCCAAGTTGCATTTGATATTTTTAAAATTAAAAATGCTATTTTCAAAGCCAATATAAATTCCACAGATGAAAAATTAAATAATGATTTTTTAGATAAACTTTGTGATGATGTTGTAGCTTTACTGGATGAAAAACACATACAAGTAGAACAAATTCAAGATAAAGTTGAAGAAGTTTTAATCAAAAATGCCTTAGTCAATACTGCAAAATCTTATATTTTATATCGCCAAAAAAGAGCACAAATTCGCAATGGTAGCTATGATTTGCTAAGTTTATATGATGATTTAACTTTTAAAGATTCTAAAGAAGCTGACTTAAAAAGAGAAAATGCAAATATTAATTCAGATAGCGCTATGGGTATGATGTTAAAATATGGCTCAGAAGGTGCAAAATACTATGTAGATGAGTGTATTTTGCCAAAACATATCGCAAATGCACACAAAAACGGCGATATACACATACACGATAAAGACTTTTATATGCTAACACAAACTTGCTGTCAAATAGACTTATTAAAGCTTTTTGAAAATGGTTTTAGCACAGGACATGGAAGCTTGCGTGAGCCAAATGATATCAGATCTTATGCTTCTTTAGCTTGCATTGCCTTGCAGGCTAATCAAAATGAAATGCATGGAGGCCAGTCTATACCCAATTTTGATTTTGCTATGGCAAAAGGCGTGGCAAAGACTTTTCAAAAAGAGTATAAAAAGGCCCTAATTGCTTTTTTTGAAATAAAATTAGAACAAAGTTTAGATGAGCAATGCTTTAAAAATGCTAATTTTCAAGCTTCAAGCGAAACAGAATGCTTCAAAGAGCTTTTGAGGCTTGATTTAAATAGCGATGAGAACTTTTTAAAGCAAGCAAATGCTTATGCTTATAAAAGAGCATTAAAGCAAACCCAAGATGCGACTTTTCAAGCTATGGAAGCTTTAGTGCATAATCTTAATACTATGAACTCAAGAGCAGGAGCCCAAGTGCCTTTTAGTACGCTAAATTATGGTACCGATACATCTTTTGAAGGGCAAATGGTGATAGAAAATTTACTCAAAGCCACGATGAAAGGCTTAGGAAATGGCGAAACACCGATTTTCCCTGTGCAAATTTTTAAAGTAAAAGAGGGTGTTAATTATAATGAAAAAGACCCAAACTACAAGCTTTTTAAGCTTGCCATAGAATGTGCTTCTAAAAGACTTTTTCCAAATTTTAGCTTTTTAGATGCAAGTTTTAACGCAAAATACTATAAAAAGGGCGATTATAATAGTGAAGTAGCTTATATGGGTTGTAGAACTAGGGTTATGGCAAATGTTTATGATGAGAGTAAAGAAATCACAAGTGGCAGGGGAAATTTAAGCTTTACCAGTATAAATCTTGTGCGTTTAGCTATAGAAGCTAAAGGAAATTTAGAGCTTTTTTACTCACTTTTAAAAGAAAAATTAGAGCTTGTATATGAGCAATTACTTCATAGATATAAAATTCAAAGTCTAAAAAAGGTTAAAAATTTCCCATTTTTAATGGGCGAGGGAATCTGGATAGATTCAGATACTTTAAAAGAAAATGATAGCGTAGAAAAAGTTATCGCACATGGAACTTTGGCTATAGGTTATATAGGACTTTGTGAGAGTTTAATAGCTTTGATAGGTTCTCATCATGGACAAAGCCAAGAAGCAAGGGAGCTTGGCTTGCAAATCGTGCGTTTTATGCGTGAATTTGTCGATGAAAAAGCACTCAAAGACAAACTGAATTTTTCACTCATAGCTACCCCGGCTGAAGGCTTAAGTGGAAGGTTTTTAAAGCTAGATCAAAAAAAATACGGCATTTTAAAAGGCATAACCGATAAAGAATTTTATACTAATTCTTTTCATATTCCTGTGGATTTTCCTATTAGTATATATGAAAAAATTCAAATCGAAGCCCCATATCATGAGCTAAATAATGGCGGGCATATTACTTATGTAGAATTAAACGGCGATGTGAGTAAGAATTTAGAAAGTTTTGAACGCATTATAAAATGCATGAAAGAAAGCAATATAGGCTATGGCTCGATTAATTTCCCACTAGATAGAGATCCAGTGTGTGGTTATAGTGGTGTGATAGATGAGTTTTGTCCAAAGTGTCATAGAAAAGAAGATGATATTAAATTCGAACGCATAAGAAGAATCACAGGCTATTTAGTAGGAACGCTTGATCGTTTTAATGACGCTAAAAAAGCTGAAGTTCATGCAAGAATTAAACACGATTTTTCTTAG
- the purM gene encoding phosphoribosylformylglycinamidine cyclo-ligase has product MNISYEDAGVSIDNGNAFVEAIKPLVKETFNENVLGGIGSFSGAFAMPSGFKNPVMLAATDGVGTKLRLAIDSQKFDTIGEDLVAMCVNDLICNFATPLFFLDYYATAKLDVEVAKKVVAGIANGCKKANCALIGGETAEMPGMYHSNDFDLAGFSVGMAEKDEIDRRNFVKNGDILLALPSSGLHSNGYSLARKVLFEAQKLKFDDKIEGKNLIDILLEPTRIYVKDFLKLKPFINALAHITGGGLVENLPRVFPRGIGAIIRKHHLKTPEIFYQIGQSVEEAEMYRSFNMGVGLVMVVDPSNVGKALESSDAYVIGEVVLNEGVVLE; this is encoded by the coding sequence ATGAATATAAGCTATGAAGATGCGGGCGTAAGTATAGACAATGGCAATGCTTTTGTAGAAGCAATCAAGCCTTTAGTAAAAGAAACTTTTAATGAAAATGTTTTAGGTGGCATAGGCTCTTTTTCAGGTGCTTTTGCTATGCCAAGTGGTTTTAAAAATCCTGTTATGCTAGCAGCAACTGATGGAGTGGGCACGAAGTTGCGCCTTGCTATTGATAGTCAAAAATTTGACACCATAGGTGAAGATTTAGTAGCAATGTGTGTGAATGATTTAATTTGTAATTTTGCCACACCTTTGTTTTTTCTAGACTATTATGCAACTGCAAAGTTAGATGTAGAAGTAGCTAAAAAAGTCGTAGCAGGAATTGCTAATGGTTGTAAAAAAGCAAATTGCGCCTTAATAGGCGGAGAAACTGCTGAAATGCCTGGAATGTATCATAGCAATGATTTTGACTTAGCAGGTTTTTCAGTGGGTATGGCCGAAAAAGATGAAATCGATAGAAGAAATTTTGTAAAAAATGGAGATATTTTACTAGCTCTACCTAGTAGTGGGCTTCATTCTAATGGATATTCTTTAGCTAGAAAAGTACTATTTGAAGCACAAAAGCTTAAGTTTGATGATAAAATAGAGGGTAAAAATTTAATCGATATTTTACTTGAACCTACAAGAATTTACGTAAAAGACTTTTTAAAATTAAAACCATTCATCAATGCACTAGCTCATATAACAGGTGGTGGTTTAGTAGAAAATTTACCTAGAGTTTTCCCGAGAGGAATAGGCGCAATCATCAGAAAACATCATCTAAAAACTCCTGAAATTTTTTACCAAATAGGCCAAAGTGTAGAAGAGGCTGAAATGTATAGAAGCTTTAATATGGGTGTGGGTTTAGTTATGGTGGTAGATCCATCTAATGTAGGAAAAGCTTTAGAAAGCTCGGACGCTTATGTAATAGGCGAAGTTGTATTAAATGAAGGGGTTGTTTTAGAGTGA
- a CDS encoding BspA family leucine-rich repeat surface protein, with amino-acid sequence MYKVKNKNELMNLVHNERISLRDIDVSLIEDFSFVFYCSTRKDFLGIERWDVSKAKDMSYMFYCCESFNADLSRWDVSNVENMASMFFNCKNFNKDLSKWNTQNLKDMSYMFFNCVKFNHSLLHWKTSNVVRMAHCFENCHAYEHNVASWDVQNVITMAYLFHNCKNFHHELDEWNIQRDCNTDKMFGNRGIDKLYAVKGVELK; translated from the coding sequence ATGTATAAAGTTAAAAACAAAAATGAGTTGATGAATTTGGTGCACAATGAAAGAATTTCTCTAAGAGATATTGATGTTTCTTTGATAGAAGATTTTTCATTCGTTTTTTATTGTTCTACTAGAAAAGATTTTTTGGGTATTGAGCGTTGGGATGTATCTAAGGCTAAAGATATGTCTTATATGTTTTATTGTTGTGAAAGTTTTAATGCAGACTTATCGCGCTGGGATGTTTCAAATGTCGAAAATATGGCAAGTATGTTTTTTAACTGCAAAAATTTCAACAAAGACTTATCAAAGTGGAATACACAAAATTTAAAAGATATGTCTTATATGTTTTTTAATTGTGTTAAATTTAATCATTCTTTATTGCACTGGAAAACCTCTAATGTAGTCAGAATGGCACATTGTTTTGAAAACTGCCATGCGTATGAGCATAATGTGGCAAGCTGGGATGTGCAAAATGTAATTACCATGGCCTATCTTTTCCATAATTGTAAAAATTTTCACCACGAGCTAGATGAGTGGAATATCCAAAGAGATTGTAATACTGATAAAATGTTTGGAAATCGTGGTATTGATAAACTTTATGCTGTAAAAGGCGTGGAGTTAAAATAA
- the coaE gene encoding dephospho-CoA kinase (Dephospho-CoA kinase (CoaE) performs the final step in coenzyme A biosynthesis.): MQNAYFVTSSIAGGKSSFIKIVQNLGFDTLSADVIAHELLNENANSIAKLFDNDDLIIAGKIDRKKLGAIVFNDLNAKKKLEDFLHPKIKEVILQKAQILDKKNKAFFIELPLFFENNHYQNLGKSILIYAPKELLLQRLMQRDNLDENEALKRINLQLDIEEKLKKADFVIKNTSGYENFEKNVLNFLKHTLKVEK, from the coding sequence ATGCAAAATGCTTATTTTGTAACTTCAAGTATAGCGGGTGGAAAGTCAAGCTTTATAAAAATAGTTCAAAATTTGGGTTTTGATACTTTAAGCGCAGATGTGATAGCTCATGAGCTTTTAAATGAAAATGCAAATTCCATAGCTAAGCTTTTTGATAACGATGATTTAATCATAGCAGGAAAAATAGATAGAAAAAAACTTGGAGCTATTGTATTTAATGACTTAAATGCTAAAAAAAAGCTAGAAGATTTTTTACATCCTAAAATCAAAGAAGTTATTTTACAAAAAGCTCAAATTTTAGATAAAAAAAACAAGGCTTTTTTTATAGAACTGCCTTTATTTTTTGAAAACAATCACTATCAAAATTTAGGAAAAAGTATATTAATTTATGCTCCAAAAGAACTTTTGCTTCAAAGACTAATGCAAAGAGATAATTTAGATGAAAACGAAGCCTTAAAAAGAATTAATTTACAACTTGATATAGAAGAAAAACTAAAAAAAGCAGATTTTGTGATAAAAAATACCTCAGGTTATGAAAATTTTGAGAAAAATGTGCTAAATTTTTTAAAACACACTTTAAAGGTTGAAAAATGA
- a CDS encoding diacylglycerol kinase — MKPKYSLFKNASYAFSGIKFLLQDEMAFRIEFAIILPLIFASLFLPVSFLEHFVLVFVLVLILIVEALNSAIEACVDLCTSEFHILAKKAKDCASAGVFFSVVLAIIIWSFILFDLVREWMIK, encoded by the coding sequence ATGAAGCCAAAATATTCTTTATTTAAAAATGCAAGCTATGCCTTTAGTGGAATTAAATTTTTACTCCAAGATGAAATGGCTTTTAGGATAGAATTTGCCATTATTTTACCTTTGATTTTTGCAAGCTTATTTTTACCTGTGAGTTTTTTAGAGCATTTTGTGCTTGTATTTGTTTTGGTACTAATTTTAATTGTAGAAGCGCTAAATTCTGCTATAGAAGCTTGCGTGGATCTTTGCACGAGCGAATTTCACATCTTAGCTAAAAAAGCAAAAGATTGTGCGAGCGCTGGTGTGTTTTTTAGCGTGGTTTTAGCTATAATTATCTGGAGTTTTATTCTTTTTGATTTGGTTAGAGAATGGATGATAAAGTAA
- a CDS encoding phosphoethanolamine transferase — protein MHLKLSWTKFTLLNTIFIMAFNFPLFEFVYEKIDQNTMLFSVFFGIYFFLVLSVLSLVYFPYIIKILSIFLLSTCAICSYFVSNYGVLIDDHMIQNVVETDNREFFSYFNFSFALYILVFVIFPSLLVIFTKIDYQRYFFKKSVLFLTSLVFCFALVALSSKTLLPFLRSHNIVRMYNLPFYPIYSSIEFTKKKLAGKKELTIISNDASLKDINTTKLMILVIGETARASNYSLGGYSTNDTNFYTKNEPNLVYFSDVSSCGTATARSLPCMFSRHKRVNFEDGLYEENVLDILQKVGVQSVWFGNNSGGCKGNCDRIKHKLIAKDYDESLLELVKQELENTNSNKIIVVHLQGSHGPTYYKRYPNAFKKFMPTCDTNELNTCSHEQIINTYDNTLLYTDFIIKSLIDMLKQNPTKEASLLYLSDHGESLGENGIYLHGMPYLIAPKDQKHIPMIFWSKDSKLSQDLQSKKDYKLSQDNLFSSLLGYFGVNSKEYEANYDIFSKNLKENP, from the coding sequence ATGCACCTAAAACTTTCATGGACAAAATTTACCTTGCTTAATACGATTTTTATCATGGCGTTTAATTTCCCGTTGTTTGAGTTTGTATATGAAAAGATAGATCAAAATACTATGCTTTTTAGTGTGTTTTTTGGAATTTATTTTTTCTTGGTTTTGAGTGTTTTATCTTTGGTATATTTTCCCTATATCATCAAAATTTTAAGCATATTTTTACTTAGCACTTGTGCTATTTGTAGTTATTTTGTTAGCAATTATGGGGTTTTAATCGATGATCATATGATACAAAATGTCGTTGAAACAGACAATAGAGAGTTTTTTTCTTATTTTAATTTTTCCTTTGCTTTGTATATTTTAGTCTTTGTGATTTTTCCTAGTTTGCTTGTGATTTTTACTAAGATTGATTATCAAAGATATTTTTTCAAAAAAAGTGTATTATTTTTGACTTCTTTGGTATTTTGCTTTGCTTTAGTAGCTCTTAGTTCAAAAACACTTTTGCCTTTTTTAAGATCACATAATATCGTTAGAATGTATAATTTGCCATTTTATCCAATATACTCAAGCATAGAATTTACAAAGAAAAAACTAGCAGGTAAAAAAGAACTAACTATCATTTCAAATGATGCAAGTTTAAAAGATATCAATACAACTAAGCTTATGATTTTAGTCATAGGTGAAACTGCTAGAGCGAGTAATTATTCTTTAGGTGGATATAGTACAAATGATACGAATTTTTATACTAAAAATGAACCAAATTTAGTATATTTTAGCGATGTAAGCTCATGTGGAACGGCTACTGCAAGAAGTTTGCCTTGTATGTTTTCAAGACACAAAAGAGTAAATTTTGAAGATGGATTATACGAAGAAAATGTTTTAGATATCTTGCAAAAGGTTGGAGTACAAAGTGTTTGGTTTGGTAATAACTCAGGGGGCTGTAAAGGAAATTGCGATCGTATAAAACACAAACTCATTGCAAAAGATTATGATGAGAGCTTACTTGAACTTGTAAAGCAAGAACTTGAAAATACAAATTCAAACAAAATCATCGTTGTACATTTACAAGGCTCACATGGGCCAACTTACTATAAACGCTATCCAAATGCATTTAAAAAATTTATGCCAACATGTGATACAAACGAGCTAAATACCTGCTCACACGAACAAATCATAAACACCTATGATAATACTTTACTTTATACAGACTTTATTATAAAAAGCCTTATAGATATGCTTAAGCAAAATCCTACCAAAGAAGCTTCTTTGCTTTATTTATCAGATCATGGGGAGAGTTTGGGTGAAAATGGAATTTATCTTCATGGTATGCCTTATTTAATAGCACCAAAAGATCAAAAGCATATACCGATGATATTTTGGAGTAAAGATAGTAAATTAAGCCAAGATTTACAAAGCAAAAAAGACTATAAACTTTCTCAAGATAATCTTTTTTCAAGTTTGCTCGGGTATTTTGGTGTAAATAGCAAAGAATATGAGGCAAATTATGATATATTTAGCAAAAATTTAAAGGAAAATCCTTAA
- the nrdG gene encoding anaerobic ribonucleoside-triphosphate reductase activating protein: MQELNTIFLRLSGVIKESIVDGYGLRYVIFTQGCPHHCKGCHNPQTHDFNKGYLQDLASLYDEICKNPLLQGVTFSGGEPFMQAKNLSILAKHIKALGLDLTIYTGFTYEELLQEQAMKELLILADVLIDGKFILEQKDLSLKFKGSKNQRIIDVAKSLEQGKVILFEK, from the coding sequence ATGCAAGAATTAAACACGATTTTTCTTAGATTATCTGGTGTTATAAAAGAATCCATAGTCGATGGCTATGGTTTGCGTTATGTGATTTTTACTCAAGGTTGCCCTCATCATTGCAAAGGCTGTCATAACCCACAAACGCACGATTTTAACAAAGGATATTTGCAAGATTTAGCGAGTTTATATGATGAGATTTGTAAAAATCCTTTGCTTCAAGGTGTTACTTTTAGTGGTGGAGAGCCTTTTATGCAAGCAAAAAATTTAAGCATTTTGGCAAAGCACATTAAGGCTTTAGGGCTTGATCTTACCATATATACAGGTTTTACTTATGAAGAGCTATTACAAGAGCAAGCTATGAAAGAATTGCTTATCTTGGCTGATGTTTTGATAGATGGGAAGTTTATTTTAGAGCAAAAAGACTTATCTTTAAAATTTAAAGGTAGTAAAAATCAACGCATTATCGATGTAGCAAAAAGCTTAGAGCAAGGCAAAGTAATACTTTTTGAAAAATAA
- a CDS encoding helix-turn-helix domain-containing protein, which produces MDDKVKILCAKIFGKKRFEILEFLALHADEDGFVFANIEELSKQLNISKPTIISTFKFLEEKALLEKLKNGLYKLK; this is translated from the coding sequence ATGGATGATAAAGTAAAAATACTATGTGCAAAAATATTTGGTAAAAAACGCTTTGAAATTTTAGAATTTTTAGCCCTTCATGCTGATGAAGATGGCTTTGTCTTTGCAAACATAGAAGAACTTTCTAAACAACTAAACATCAGCAAACCTACCATCATTTCTACTTTTAAATTTTTAGAAGAAAAAGCTTTGCTTGAAAAGCTCAAAAACGGCTTATATAAGCTCAAATAG
- the sodB gene encoding superoxide dismutase [Fe], with product MFELRKLPYEADAFGDFLSAETFAFHHGKHHQTYVNNLNNLIKDTEFAGKDLVYIIQNSNGGVFNNAAQVYNHDFYFDCIKPKTCCGCGCSLSDEFKAAVEKDFGSMENLKEEFIKGATGVFGSGWFWLVYNTQNQKLELVATSNAATPITEGKVPLLVVDVWEHAYYVDHRNARPAYLEKFYAHINWEFVAKAYEWAIKEGMNSVSFYANELHPVK from the coding sequence ATGTTTGAATTAAGAAAATTACCTTATGAAGCAGACGCTTTTGGAGACTTTTTAAGTGCAGAAACTTTCGCATTTCATCATGGCAAACACCACCAAACTTATGTAAATAACCTAAACAATCTTATCAAAGATACTGAATTTGCGGGAAAAGATTTAGTTTATATCATACAAAATTCAAATGGTGGAGTTTTTAACAACGCTGCTCAAGTGTATAATCATGACTTTTATTTTGATTGCATTAAGCCAAAAACATGCTGTGGCTGTGGCTGTTCTTTGAGTGATGAGTTTAAAGCAGCAGTTGAAAAAGACTTTGGCTCTATGGAAAATTTAAAAGAAGAATTTATCAAAGGAGCTACAGGGGTATTTGGTTCTGGTTGGTTCTGGTTAGTTTATAACACTCAAAATCAAAAATTAGAACTAGTAGCTACAAGCAATGCTGCTACACCTATTACTGAAGGTAAAGTTCCGCTTTTAGTAGTTGATGTATGGGAGCATGCTTACTATGTAGATCACCGTAATGCACGCCCTGCGTATTTAGAAAAATTCTACGCGCACATTAACTGGGAATTTGTAGCAAAAGCTTATGAATGGGCTATTAAAGAAGGTATGAACTCAGTAAGCTTCTATGCAAACGAACTTCACCCTGTAAAATAA